A region of Streptomyces sp. R44 DNA encodes the following proteins:
- a CDS encoding glycosyltransferase family 4 protein, giving the protein MTAEAIEASPRQGVTAAGDRPLRIALLTYKGNPFCGGQGVYVRHLSRELARLGHTVEVIGSQPYPVLDEGEDLAGLTLTEIASLDLYRSPDPFRTPKREEYRDWIDALEVATMWTGGFPEPLTFSLRARRMLAARRGDFDVVHDNQTLGYGLLGGPRAIGAPLVTTIHHPITVDRQLELDAAADWKRRASVRRWYAFTGMQKKVARRLPSVLTVSGTSRQEIVEHLGVREDRIRVVHIGADTDLWSPDPSVAEVPGRIVTTSSADVPLKGLVFLVEALAKLRTENPEAHLVVVGKRAEDGPVAAAIERYGLAGAVEFVKGISDAELVDLYRSAQVACVPSLYEGFSLPAAEGMATATPLVATTGGAIPEVAGADGETCLAVPTGDAGALAAALGRVLGDAELRARLGRAGRERVLANFTWARAAQGTAELYREAVARQGAGVRR; this is encoded by the coding sequence ATGACCGCTGAGGCCATAGAGGCAAGCCCCCGCCAGGGCGTCACCGCGGCCGGTGACCGTCCGTTGCGGATCGCTCTCCTCACGTACAAGGGGAACCCGTTCTGCGGCGGCCAGGGCGTCTACGTCCGGCACCTCTCCCGCGAGCTCGCCCGCCTCGGCCACACCGTCGAGGTCATCGGCTCCCAGCCGTACCCCGTCCTGGACGAGGGCGAGGATCTCGCGGGTCTCACGCTCACCGAGATCGCGAGCCTCGACCTCTACCGCTCGCCGGACCCCTTCCGGACCCCGAAGCGCGAGGAGTACCGGGACTGGATCGACGCGCTGGAAGTCGCCACCATGTGGACCGGCGGCTTCCCCGAGCCGCTCACCTTCTCCCTGCGCGCCCGGCGCATGCTCGCCGCCCGTCGCGGCGACTTCGACGTCGTCCACGACAACCAGACCCTCGGCTACGGACTCCTCGGCGGCCCGCGTGCGATCGGCGCGCCGCTCGTCACCACGATCCACCACCCCATCACCGTCGACCGGCAGCTCGAACTCGACGCCGCCGCCGACTGGAAGCGCCGCGCCTCCGTCCGCCGCTGGTACGCCTTCACCGGCATGCAGAAGAAGGTCGCCCGCCGGCTGCCGTCCGTGCTCACCGTCTCCGGCACCTCCCGCCAGGAGATCGTCGAGCACCTCGGCGTCCGCGAGGACCGCATTCGCGTCGTCCACATCGGCGCCGACACCGACCTCTGGTCCCCGGACCCGTCCGTCGCCGAGGTCCCCGGGCGGATCGTCACCACCTCCAGCGCGGACGTCCCGCTCAAGGGTCTCGTCTTCCTCGTCGAGGCGCTCGCCAAGCTCCGTACCGAGAACCCCGAGGCGCACCTCGTCGTCGTCGGCAAGCGCGCCGAGGACGGGCCGGTGGCCGCCGCGATCGAGCGGTACGGGCTGGCCGGCGCCGTCGAGTTCGTGAAGGGCATCAGCGACGCGGAGCTCGTCGACCTCTACCGGTCCGCCCAGGTCGCCTGCGTGCCCTCGCTGTACGAGGGGTTCTCGCTGCCGGCCGCCGAGGGCATGGCGACCGCGACTCCGCTCGTCGCCACGACGGGCGGGGCCATTCCGGAGGTCGCCGGGGCCGACGGCGAGACGTGCCTTGCGGTGCCGACGGGGGACGCGGGGGCGCTTGCCGCTGCGCTGGGGCGGGTGCTGGGTGACGCGGAGCTGCGGGCGCGTCTCGGCCGGGCCGGGCGCGAGCGGGTCCTGGCCAACTTCACCTGGGCCAGGGCCGCCCAGGGGACGGCCGAGCTGTACCGCGAGGCGGTGGCCCGTCAGGGAGCCGGAGTCCGCCGGTGA
- a CDS encoding N-acetylmuramoyl-L-alanine amidase translates to MPYDHRNTARRTLALALAATGCCAVLAGCGASQAAPPAGKAQEATQGESGTQSRPPFASAPAAPSAPRTTHAPPAAQGSGSLAGKTIVIDPGHNSGNFRHSTEINQKVNIGTNRKECDTTGTSTDAGYTEASFTSDVSHRLRDLLTARGAKVVLTHDGDRPWGPCIDERARIGNAARADAVVSVHADGSAVGHRGFHVILPAKVQAGAADTAKIVGPSRTLGERIADRFARATGTSPANYIGSGTGLDVRDDLGGLNLSTVPKVFVECGNMRDPKDAQLLTSATWRQKAAQGLADGIATYLKG, encoded by the coding sequence GTGCCGTACGACCACCGGAACACCGCCCGCCGTACCCTCGCCCTCGCCCTCGCCGCCACGGGCTGCTGTGCCGTGCTCGCCGGGTGCGGGGCCTCACAGGCCGCTCCGCCGGCGGGGAAGGCCCAGGAGGCCACCCAGGGCGAGAGCGGGACGCAGTCCCGGCCGCCGTTCGCCTCCGCCCCCGCCGCTCCCTCCGCACCGCGGACCACCCATGCGCCGCCCGCCGCCCAGGGAAGCGGCTCGCTCGCCGGGAAGACCATCGTCATCGACCCCGGCCACAACTCCGGCAACTTCCGCCATTCGACCGAAATCAACCAGAAGGTCAATATCGGGACGAACCGCAAGGAGTGCGACACCACCGGCACCTCCACCGACGCCGGTTACACGGAGGCCTCGTTCACCTCCGACGTCTCGCACCGACTGCGGGATCTCCTCACCGCGCGCGGCGCGAAGGTGGTCCTCACCCACGACGGCGACCGCCCCTGGGGCCCGTGCATCGACGAGCGGGCCAGGATCGGCAACGCCGCCCGCGCCGACGCCGTGGTGTCCGTCCACGCGGACGGCTCGGCCGTCGGCCACCGCGGCTTCCATGTGATCCTGCCGGCGAAGGTCCAGGCGGGTGCCGCCGACACCGCGAAGATCGTCGGCCCCTCCCGTACCCTCGGCGAGCGGATCGCGGACCGGTTCGCCCGCGCCACCGGAACCTCGCCCGCCAACTACATCGGTTCCGGTACCGGGTTGGACGTACGGGACGATCTCGGCGGCCTCAACCTCTCGACCGTTCCCAAGGTCTTCGTCGAATGCGGCAACATGCGTGACCCGAAGGACGCTCAGCTGCTCACGTCGGCGACGTGGCGGCAGAAGGCCGCGCAGGGACTGGCGGACGGCATCGCGACCTACCTCAAGGGGTAG
- a CDS encoding NmrA/HSCARG family protein, which translates to MLTVAVTGATGAQGGATARSLLAAGHRVRALTRRPDSPAAETLRALGAQVRYADFDDRSSLDAALAGADSLFAVTAFEAGAETEIRQGRALVDAAASARLGHVVLTSVAHADRDTGIPHYESKRAVEHHLRASGTPWTVIGPAAFMDNYTGGWTADGLREGTFAWPMPADRPLALISSRDIGAFAALALGRREDFTGRRIDIASDERTPGEMTGALAAAMGRPVSYQEVPLAHVRTRSTDLAAMFSYFTTTGLDVDVAGLRREFPEVGWHGFDDWARAQDWTSILAPERTPSHH; encoded by the coding sequence ATGCTCACCGTCGCCGTCACCGGAGCCACCGGAGCCCAGGGCGGAGCCACCGCCCGCAGCCTGCTCGCCGCGGGCCACCGGGTCCGCGCCCTCACCCGCCGCCCCGACTCGCCGGCCGCCGAGACCCTGCGCGCCCTCGGCGCCCAGGTGCGGTACGCGGACTTCGACGACCGCTCCTCGCTCGACGCCGCCCTCGCGGGCGCCGACTCCCTCTTCGCCGTCACCGCCTTCGAGGCCGGTGCCGAGACCGAGATCCGGCAGGGCAGGGCCCTCGTCGACGCGGCGGCGAGCGCCCGCCTCGGCCATGTCGTCCTCACCTCCGTCGCCCACGCCGACCGCGACACCGGCATCCCGCACTACGAGAGCAAGCGGGCGGTCGAGCACCACCTCCGCGCCTCCGGCACGCCCTGGACGGTGATCGGCCCCGCCGCGTTCATGGACAACTACACCGGCGGCTGGACCGCCGACGGACTGCGCGAGGGGACCTTCGCCTGGCCGATGCCGGCCGACCGCCCGCTCGCACTCATCTCCTCGCGGGACATCGGCGCGTTCGCCGCGCTCGCCCTCGGGCGCCGCGAGGACTTCACCGGCCGGCGCATCGACATCGCCTCCGACGAGCGCACCCCCGGCGAGATGACCGGCGCCCTCGCCGCCGCCATGGGCCGCCCGGTCTCCTACCAGGAGGTCCCGCTCGCCCATGTGCGCACCCGGTCCACGGACCTGGCCGCGATGTTCTCGTACTTCACCACGACCGGTCTCGACGTGGACGTCGCCGGGCTGCGCCGCGAGTTCCCCGAGGTCGGCTGGCACGGTTTCGACGACTGGGCGCGGGCGCAGGACTGGACGTCGATACTGGCGCCGGAGCGCACGCCGTCCCACCACTGA
- a CDS encoding class I SAM-dependent methyltransferase, with protein sequence MLTVDFTRFPLAPGDRVLDLGCGAGRHAFECYRRGAQVVALDQNGEEIREVAKWFAAMKEAGEAPAGATATAMEGDALNLPFPDESFDVVIISEVMEHIPDDKGVLAEMVRVLKPGGRIAITVPRYGPEKVCWALSDAYHEVEGGHIRIYKADELLAKIRQAGLKPYGTHHAHALHSPYWWLKCAFGVDNDKALPVRAYHKLLVWDIMKKPALTRVAEQLLNPVVGKSFVAYATKPHLPKADAQ encoded by the coding sequence GTGCTGACCGTCGACTTCACTCGTTTCCCGCTCGCCCCCGGTGATCGTGTGCTCGATCTCGGCTGCGGGGCGGGGCGGCATGCCTTCGAGTGCTACCGGCGTGGTGCCCAGGTCGTGGCCCTCGACCAGAACGGCGAGGAGATCCGCGAGGTCGCCAAGTGGTTCGCGGCCATGAAGGAGGCCGGGGAGGCCCCCGCGGGGGCGACCGCCACCGCGATGGAGGGCGACGCGCTCAACCTGCCGTTCCCCGACGAGTCCTTCGACGTCGTCATCATCTCCGAGGTCATGGAGCACATTCCGGACGACAAGGGCGTGCTCGCCGAGATGGTGCGGGTCCTCAAGCCGGGCGGCCGGATCGCGATCACCGTGCCCCGGTACGGCCCCGAGAAGGTCTGCTGGGCGCTCTCCGACGCGTACCACGAGGTCGAGGGCGGCCACATCCGCATCTACAAGGCCGACGAGCTGCTCGCCAAGATCCGGCAGGCCGGTCTCAAGCCGTACGGCACCCACCACGCGCACGCGCTGCACTCGCCGTACTGGTGGCTGAAGTGCGCCTTCGGCGTGGACAACGACAAGGCGCTGCCGGTCCGCGCGTACCACAAGCTCCTGGTCTGGGACATCATGAAGAAGCCCGCTCTGACCCGGGTCGCCGAGCAGCTGCTCAACCCGGTCGTCGGCAAGAGCTTCGTCGCCTACGCCACCAAGCCCCACCTCCCCAAGGCCGACGCGCAGTGA
- a CDS encoding acyl-CoA dehydrogenase has product MGIAITHEQRELARSVRGWLTRAVPPEEVRKHLDVPDTATGRPAYWDAAAEQGLLGLHLPEEHDGGGGDLGDLAVVVEEAARALLPGPYLPSVLAAELLHRCGHHETAGTLARGERIGAVALGGTGTLTAVRTASGYLLDGTAPPVLGGAQADLVLLRAATADGSVWLAADTETLMVRPHESADPTRPTAEITARGTHVPAAHALDLDTPLVHDLAAVLFAADACGTAARAVETAAEHARTREQFGRPIGRFQGVKHLCADMLVRLEQARALTWDAARAAQDSQEGVRSLTAALAAATALDTAYTCAKDCIQILGGTGFTWEHDAHLLLRRALVARQLLGTGDHHRLAALRHAAAGVRRGLRLDLPPEADTYRREAREAIAPAAGLDPAAARRALAPTGYAAPHLPEPYGLGAGPLQQLAVQRELDEAGITVAGLGIATWVVPSLLAHGTPGQQAEHLGPTLRGERLWCQLFSEPEAGSDLASLRTRAERTEDGRWRINGQKVWTSAAQWAHHGILLARTDPTAPKHQGLTYFLVDMKNTPGIDIRPLKEITGDSLFSEVWFDDALLPADAVVGEVNDGWRVARNTLGNERVHMADQVAFDTGLEAVIDRADRVDSSVRVRIGALLAEAHALACIGLRTTLLQVSGLEPGAGASVRKLVQTLHQQKLAELTLELHGPEGAVREGPGERAVHGLLMSRCLTIAGGTTQVQLNVVAERLLGLPKD; this is encoded by the coding sequence ATGGGCATCGCCATCACGCACGAACAGCGGGAGCTCGCCCGATCCGTCCGGGGCTGGCTCACCCGCGCCGTACCCCCCGAGGAAGTCCGCAAGCACCTGGACGTCCCCGACACCGCCACCGGCCGCCCCGCCTACTGGGACGCCGCCGCCGAACAGGGACTCCTCGGACTCCATCTCCCCGAGGAGCACGACGGCGGGGGCGGCGACCTCGGAGACCTCGCCGTCGTCGTGGAGGAAGCGGCAAGGGCCCTGCTGCCCGGGCCCTACCTGCCCTCCGTCCTCGCCGCCGAACTCCTCCACCGGTGCGGGCACCACGAAACGGCCGGCACGCTCGCGCGTGGGGAGCGGATCGGAGCCGTCGCCCTCGGCGGCACCGGCACCCTCACCGCCGTCCGCACCGCGAGCGGCTACCTCCTCGACGGCACCGCGCCCCCCGTCCTCGGCGGCGCCCAGGCCGACCTCGTGCTCCTCCGCGCCGCCACGGCCGACGGCTCCGTCTGGCTCGCCGCCGACACCGAGACCCTCATGGTCCGGCCCCACGAGAGCGCCGACCCCACCCGGCCCACCGCCGAGATCACCGCCCGCGGCACCCACGTGCCCGCCGCGCACGCCCTCGATCTCGACACCCCCCTCGTCCACGACCTCGCCGCCGTCCTCTTCGCCGCCGACGCCTGTGGCACCGCCGCCCGCGCCGTCGAGACCGCCGCCGAACATGCTCGCACCCGCGAACAGTTCGGCCGCCCCATCGGACGGTTCCAGGGCGTCAAACACCTCTGCGCCGACATGCTCGTGCGGCTCGAACAGGCCCGCGCCCTCACCTGGGACGCCGCCCGCGCCGCCCAGGACAGCCAGGAGGGAGTCCGCTCCCTCACCGCCGCGCTCGCCGCGGCCACCGCCCTCGACACCGCCTACACCTGCGCCAAGGACTGCATCCAGATCCTCGGCGGCACCGGCTTCACCTGGGAGCACGACGCCCACCTGCTGCTCCGCCGCGCGCTCGTCGCCCGCCAGCTCCTCGGCACCGGCGACCACCACCGGCTCGCCGCCCTGCGGCACGCCGCGGCCGGCGTCCGGCGGGGCCTCCGCCTCGACCTGCCGCCCGAGGCCGACACGTACCGCCGCGAGGCCCGCGAGGCCATCGCCCCCGCCGCCGGGCTCGACCCGGCCGCCGCCCGCCGCGCCCTCGCCCCCACCGGCTACGCGGCCCCGCACCTCCCGGAGCCGTACGGACTCGGCGCCGGCCCCCTCCAGCAGCTCGCCGTCCAACGGGAGCTGGACGAGGCCGGGATCACCGTCGCCGGACTCGGCATCGCCACCTGGGTCGTCCCCTCGCTCCTCGCCCACGGCACCCCCGGGCAGCAGGCCGAACACCTCGGCCCGACCCTGCGCGGCGAGCGCCTCTGGTGCCAGCTCTTCTCCGAGCCCGAAGCCGGCTCCGACCTCGCCTCCCTCCGTACCCGCGCCGAACGCACCGAGGACGGGCGCTGGCGGATCAACGGGCAGAAGGTGTGGACGAGCGCCGCCCAGTGGGCCCACCACGGCATCCTGCTCGCCCGTACCGACCCCACCGCGCCCAAGCACCAGGGGCTCACCTACTTCCTCGTCGACATGAAGAACACCCCCGGCATCGACATCCGGCCGCTCAAGGAGATCACCGGGGACTCCCTCTTCAGCGAGGTCTGGTTCGACGACGCCCTCCTCCCCGCCGACGCCGTCGTCGGCGAGGTGAACGACGGCTGGCGCGTCGCCCGCAACACCCTCGGCAACGAACGCGTCCACATGGCCGACCAGGTCGCCTTCGACACCGGCCTCGAAGCCGTCATCGACCGGGCGGACCGGGTCGACAGCTCCGTACGCGTACGGATCGGGGCGCTGCTCGCCGAGGCGCACGCGCTCGCGTGCATCGGACTGCGCACCACCCTGCTCCAGGTGTCCGGTCTCGAACCCGGCGCGGGCGCCAGCGTCCGCAAACTCGTCCAGACCCTCCACCAGCAGAAACTCGCCGAACTCACCCTCGAACTCCACGGCCCCGAGGGCGCCGTGCGCGAGGGCCCCGGCGAACGGGCCGTCCACGGCCTGCTCATGTCCCGCTGCCTCACCATCGCGGGCGGCACCACACAGGTACAGCTCAACGTGGTCGCCGAGCGTCTGCTCGGCCTCCCCAAGGACTGA
- a CDS encoding prenyltransferase/squalene oxidase repeat-containing protein gives MTFPERIAEHLVLPGVLTAEQAAETVAGILACQREDGAIPWFRGHHLDPWDHTEAAMALDTAGEHEAAARAYEWLARHQNGDGSWSAAYHDGDPEQITDRSRESNFVAYIAVGVWHHYLSTGDDAFLDRMWPVVYAAVEFVLGLQQPGGQIGWKREPDGTPVNDALLTGSSSIHQALRCALAIAEVREEAQPDWELAAGALGHAIRRHPERFLDKSRYSMDWYYPVLGGAVTGDEAKARIEADWDRFVVPGLGVRCVVPNPWVTGGESCELALSLWAMGESDRALTILQDIQHLRAENGMYWTGYVFEGATEADRAVWPEEQTSWTAGSLLLAVAALGGEEATVAVFGGDRLPTGLEPDCCGG, from the coding sequence GTGACCTTCCCCGAGCGGATCGCCGAGCACCTCGTCCTGCCCGGGGTGCTCACCGCGGAGCAGGCCGCCGAGACCGTCGCCGGGATACTCGCCTGCCAGCGCGAGGACGGCGCCATCCCCTGGTTCCGCGGGCACCACCTGGACCCGTGGGACCACACGGAGGCCGCCATGGCCCTCGACACGGCCGGCGAGCACGAGGCCGCGGCCCGGGCCTACGAGTGGCTCGCCCGCCATCAGAACGGCGACGGCTCCTGGTCCGCGGCGTACCACGACGGCGACCCGGAGCAGATCACCGACCGCAGCCGTGAGTCCAACTTCGTCGCGTACATCGCGGTCGGCGTCTGGCACCACTACCTGTCCACCGGCGACGACGCCTTCCTCGACCGGATGTGGCCCGTCGTCTACGCGGCCGTCGAGTTCGTCCTCGGGCTCCAGCAGCCCGGCGGCCAGATCGGCTGGAAGCGCGAGCCCGACGGCACCCCGGTGAACGACGCGCTCCTGACGGGCAGTTCGTCGATCCACCAGGCGCTGCGCTGCGCCCTCGCGATCGCCGAGGTCCGCGAGGAGGCGCAGCCCGACTGGGAGCTGGCCGCGGGGGCCCTCGGCCATGCGATACGCCGGCACCCCGAGCGCTTCCTCGACAAGTCCCGCTACTCGATGGACTGGTACTACCCGGTCCTCGGCGGCGCGGTCACGGGGGACGAGGCGAAGGCCCGGATCGAGGCCGACTGGGACCGCTTCGTCGTGCCCGGCCTGGGCGTGCGCTGTGTCGTCCCCAACCCCTGGGTCACCGGCGGCGAGAGCTGCGAACTGGCCCTCTCGCTCTGGGCGATGGGGGAGTCCGACCGGGCGCTCACCATCCTCCAGGACATCCAGCACCTGCGCGCCGAGAACGGCATGTACTGGACGGGGTACGTCTTCGAGGGCGCCACGGAGGCCGACCGGGCCGTCTGGCCCGAGGAGCAGACCAGCTGGACCGCCGGCTCCCTCCTCCTCGCGGTGGCGGCCCTGGGCGGCGAGGAGGCGACCGTCGCGGTCTTCGGCGGTGACCGACTCCCCACGGGCCTCGAACCGGACTGCTGCGGAGGCTAG
- a CDS encoding DUF4259 domain-containing protein, with protein sequence MGTWDIGPFDNDTAADFSYRVDEAPEEKRAGVLLAAFREVTGTGEEYLDSDLAVEAIASAALVAAQCPGGEPVTTSYGPEKPLPALPAELRPAAVEALDRVLTEPSELLELWEESDGEEWKAGVRKLRAVLAGA encoded by the coding sequence ATGGGTACCTGGGACATCGGCCCCTTCGACAACGACACCGCCGCGGACTTCTCGTACCGGGTGGACGAGGCCCCCGAGGAGAAGCGGGCCGGGGTCCTGCTCGCGGCCTTCCGCGAGGTGACCGGGACGGGCGAGGAGTACCTGGACTCGGACCTGGCGGTGGAGGCGATCGCCTCGGCGGCGCTCGTGGCGGCGCAGTGCCCGGGCGGGGAGCCGGTCACCACCTCGTACGGCCCGGAGAAGCCCCTGCCCGCACTCCCGGCGGAGCTGCGTCCGGCGGCCGTCGAGGCCCTGGACCGGGTCCTCACCGAGCCGTCCGAACTCCTGGAGCTCTGGGAGGAGTCGGACGGGGAGGAGTGGAAGGCGGGGGTACGGAAGCTGAGGGCGGTCCTCGCGGGGGCCTGA
- a CDS encoding MarR family winged helix-turn-helix transcriptional regulator: MQHKPTPIGFLLNRTDKALTRALDGTLGEFGLTRVAWQVLNMVKKEGGITDAEVLKILSVNADAPTLTAAIETTLTGGWTTRPAAGQLALTPDGATRLAEVAEHVTAFRTRSVDGITPEEYGTVIRVLERMIQNLDGPGRP; this comes from the coding sequence ATGCAGCACAAACCCACGCCCATCGGCTTCCTGCTGAACCGCACCGACAAAGCCCTCACGCGCGCCTTGGACGGCACGCTCGGGGAGTTCGGCCTCACACGAGTCGCCTGGCAGGTCCTGAACATGGTCAAGAAGGAAGGCGGAATCACCGACGCCGAGGTCCTGAAGATCCTCTCGGTCAACGCCGACGCCCCCACCCTGACCGCCGCCATCGAGACCACCCTCACCGGAGGCTGGACGACCCGCCCGGCCGCCGGACAGCTCGCCCTCACCCCGGACGGCGCCACCCGCCTGGCCGAGGTGGCGGAGCACGTGACGGCGTTCCGGACCCGCTCCGTCGACGGCATCACCCCAGAGGAGTACGGGACCGTCATCCGCGTCCTGGAGCGCATGATCCAGAACCTCGACGGACCCGGCCGGCCATGA
- a CDS encoding LLM class F420-dependent oxidoreductase, whose amino-acid sequence MRLGLALGYWGRGPSPAHLDLAREAERLGYDSVWTAEAWGSDAFTALTWIAAHTSRIRLGTAVAQMAARAPTTTAMHALTLDHLSGGRVLLGLGLSGPQVVEGWYGRPFPRSPLTATREYVDVVRQVLRREAPVRLDGRHHSHPYTGPDGTGLGKALKPITHPLRADVPILLGAEGPKNIAQTLAIADGWLPLYWTPDRWAEVYALPDTLPEGFLVAPMVRARLCEDVTAGLLPVKAMLGFYIGGMGHAARNFHADLMGRMGYEKEARRIQELFAAGRREEAVLAVPDAFADEISLVGPRKRIAERLDRWRQGPVTDLLVTAPDPATLRLLAELNA is encoded by the coding sequence ATGCGACTCGGACTCGCCCTCGGCTACTGGGGCCGCGGCCCCTCCCCCGCCCATCTCGACCTCGCCCGCGAGGCCGAGCGGCTCGGCTACGACTCCGTGTGGACCGCAGAGGCCTGGGGCTCCGACGCCTTCACCGCGCTGACGTGGATCGCCGCGCACACCAGCCGCATCCGGCTGGGCACCGCCGTCGCGCAGATGGCCGCCCGCGCGCCCACCACCACCGCGATGCACGCGCTCACACTGGACCACCTCTCCGGCGGGCGCGTGCTGCTGGGGCTCGGCCTGTCCGGCCCGCAGGTCGTCGAGGGCTGGTACGGGCGCCCCTTCCCCCGCTCCCCGCTGACCGCGACCCGCGAGTACGTGGACGTGGTCCGCCAGGTGCTGCGCCGCGAGGCACCCGTACGACTCGACGGACGCCACCACTCCCACCCGTACACCGGCCCGGACGGCACCGGCCTCGGCAAGGCCCTGAAGCCGATCACCCACCCCCTGCGCGCCGACGTCCCGATCCTGCTGGGCGCCGAGGGACCCAAGAACATCGCGCAGACCCTCGCCATCGCCGACGGCTGGCTGCCGCTCTACTGGACGCCGGACCGCTGGGCCGAGGTGTACGCCCTCCCGGACACGCTCCCCGAGGGCTTCCTCGTCGCGCCCATGGTCCGGGCGCGGCTCTGCGAGGACGTGACGGCCGGGCTGCTGCCGGTCAAGGCGATGCTCGGCTTCTACATCGGCGGCATGGGGCACGCGGCCCGCAACTTCCACGCCGACCTCATGGGGCGCATGGGGTACGAGAAGGAGGCCCGCCGCATCCAGGAGCTGTTCGCGGCGGGGCGGCGCGAGGAGGCGGTGCTCGCCGTACCGGACGCCTTCGCGGACGAGATCTCCCTGGTCGGCCCCCGGAAGCGCATCGCCGAGCGCCTCGACCGATGGCGACAGGGCCCGGTGACCGACCTGCTGGTCACGGCACCGGACCCGGCCACGCTCCGCCTCCTGGCGGAGCTCAACGCCTGA
- a CDS encoding DUF5336 domain-containing protein: MNIRSLTRGDGVLIGAAVVLFIASFLDISGCDAGADICDKVPTVNSWELSYLGWGSFFVGIAGAALVVASRALPQQRKVAGLELGQVGAAFTIASAWTLLMWIFEAENAGAGLILGLIAALVVAGAAVAGPLVPALQAPLVGAPKPQTPQPYGMQPGQPGQPGVPGGYGYPGAQQQPYGAPHDPSQGAGQPFGAQAAAPQPQAVQQPEPQAAAPAPQPASDFAPFWFAVPVARPLYAEDGSQAPIAELAPGTWYLAVEQRGPGLVAQTQDGRRGVLQDTTGIQRG, from the coding sequence GTGAATATCCGCTCCCTCACCCGAGGCGATGGCGTGCTGATCGGCGCAGCGGTGGTGCTGTTCATCGCCTCGTTCCTCGACATCTCCGGCTGTGACGCCGGCGCCGACATCTGCGACAAGGTCCCCACGGTGAACTCGTGGGAGCTCTCGTACCTCGGCTGGGGCTCCTTCTTCGTCGGGATCGCGGGCGCCGCCCTCGTCGTCGCGTCCCGCGCCCTGCCGCAGCAGCGCAAGGTGGCGGGCCTGGAGCTCGGCCAGGTCGGTGCCGCGTTCACCATCGCGTCCGCCTGGACCCTGCTCATGTGGATCTTCGAGGCGGAGAACGCCGGCGCGGGCCTGATCCTCGGCCTCATCGCCGCGCTGGTGGTGGCCGGTGCCGCCGTCGCCGGTCCGCTGGTCCCCGCCCTGCAGGCCCCGCTCGTCGGCGCGCCCAAGCCGCAGACCCCGCAGCCGTACGGCATGCAGCCCGGCCAGCCGGGTCAGCCGGGCGTCCCCGGCGGCTACGGCTACCCGGGCGCGCAGCAGCAGCCGTACGGCGCTCCGCACGACCCCTCGCAGGGTGCGGGCCAGCCGTTCGGCGCGCAGGCCGCCGCCCCGCAGCCGCAGGCCGTGCAGCAGCCCGAGCCGCAGGCGGCCGCCCCGGCCCCGCAGCCGGCCTCGGACTTCGCGCCGTTCTGGTTCGCGGTCCCGGTCGCGCGTCCGCTGTACGCGGAGGACGGCTCGCAGGCGCCGATCGCGGAGCTGGCGCCGGGCACCTGGTACCTGGCGGTCGAGCAGCGCGGTCCGGGCCTGGTGGCCCAGACGCAGGACGGCCGCCGCGGTGTCCTCCAGGACACGACGGGCATCCAGCGCGGCTGA
- a CDS encoding class I SAM-dependent methyltransferase has protein sequence MSEPSPEILAAFEAAKGFMPVGEGLALYGAAVEAAKLGLPLLEVGTYCGRSTILLADAAREAGTVAVTVDHHRGSEEQQPGWEYHDASVVDPEVGLMDTLPTFRRTLHEAGLEEHVIAVVGRSPLVAKTWGGQLGLVFIDGGHTDEHATNDYEGWAPKVAPGGLLVIHDVFPNPEDGGQAPYRIYLRALESGDFDEVSVTDSLRVLRRR, from the coding sequence ATGTCCGAGCCCTCGCCCGAGATCCTTGCCGCCTTCGAGGCCGCGAAGGGGTTCATGCCCGTCGGGGAGGGGCTCGCGCTGTACGGGGCGGCCGTGGAGGCCGCGAAGCTGGGGCTGCCGCTCCTTGAGGTCGGGACGTACTGCGGGCGGTCGACGATCCTGCTCGCGGACGCGGCCCGGGAGGCGGGGACGGTCGCGGTGACCGTGGACCACCACCGGGGCAGCGAGGAGCAGCAGCCGGGCTGGGAGTACCACGACGCGAGCGTGGTGGACCCGGAGGTGGGGCTGATGGACACGCTGCCGACGTTCCGCCGGACGCTCCACGAGGCGGGCCTGGAGGAGCACGTGATCGCGGTGGTCGGCCGTTCGCCGCTGGTCGCGAAGACCTGGGGCGGGCAGCTGGGTCTTGTGTTCATCGACGGTGGGCACACGGACGAGCACGCCACGAACGACTACGAGGGCTGGGCCCCCAAGGTCGCCCCCGGGGGCCTGCTGGTCATCCACGACGTCTTCCCGAACCCGGAGGACGGCGGCCAGGCGCCGTACCGGATCTATCTCCGAGCCCTCGAGTCGGGTGACTTCGACGAGGTCTCGGTCACCGACTCGCTGCGGGTGCTGCGCCGCCGCTGA